A DNA window from Streptococcus mutans contains the following coding sequences:
- a CDS encoding GNAT family N-acetyltransferase, whose amino-acid sequence MTTTIRQMIAEEYSLLEEFLYQAIFVPQGLSAPDRSIIQLPELQLYVKDFGQSLHDQAMVAERDGQIVGTAWCRIMDDYGHIDEKTPSLAISLLPAYRGQGIGTELLKTFLEHLRKKGYHKVSLSVQKENDAVNMYQKAGFQTIIENETDFIMVCDLQTEGIDYFS is encoded by the coding sequence ATGACTACCACTATCCGTCAAATGATAGCAGAAGAATATTCACTTTTGGAGGAATTTCTTTATCAAGCCATTTTTGTACCTCAAGGATTATCAGCACCTGATAGAAGTATTATCCAGCTGCCGGAGCTGCAGCTTTATGTGAAGGATTTTGGGCAATCTCTACATGATCAAGCCATGGTGGCAGAAAGAGACGGGCAAATTGTTGGTACTGCTTGGTGTCGTATCATGGATGATTACGGTCATATTGATGAGAAGACACCTTCTCTAGCCATATCTCTGCTGCCTGCTTATCGCGGACAAGGAATTGGTACCGAATTGCTCAAGACTTTCTTAGAACATCTCAGGAAGAAAGGCTATCACAAGGTTTCTTTATCTGTCCAAAAGGAAAATGATGCTGTTAACATGTATCAAAAGGCTGGTTTTCAGACCATTATTGAAAATGAGACAGATTTTATCATGGTTTGTGATTTACAGACAGAGGGAATAGATTATTTTTCCTAA
- a CDS encoding pseudouridine synthase encodes MRLDKLLGQAGFGSRGQVKKFIRSQQVRVDDELARTGNQNVDPSLQTITVSGKQLSYSPHVYYILNKPAGLVSVVRDQHYQTVIDLIAVVDRREGLYPVGRLDRDTEGLVLITNNGPLGFRLLHPKYHVDKTYYVEVNGDLGIDAIAFFDNGIAFLDGTVCKPAKLQIISSSSEVSRAYITITEGKFHQVKKMFLAYGVKVTYLKRISFGPFELGDLPVGEYRELTAEEKNSLRNYLN; translated from the coding sequence ATGCGTTTAGATAAATTACTCGGTCAGGCTGGTTTTGGCTCACGAGGTCAGGTAAAAAAGTTCATTCGCAGCCAACAAGTGCGCGTGGATGACGAACTTGCAAGAACAGGCAATCAAAATGTGGATCCTAGCTTACAGACCATCACCGTGTCAGGTAAGCAGCTGAGCTATTCTCCTCATGTCTATTATATTCTTAATAAGCCTGCTGGTTTGGTATCGGTGGTGCGAGACCAGCACTATCAGACGGTGATTGATCTTATTGCTGTGGTTGATCGTAGAGAAGGACTCTACCCTGTCGGGCGTCTGGATCGCGACACCGAAGGGTTGGTTCTTATCACCAACAACGGTCCGCTGGGTTTTCGCTTGCTCCACCCCAAATACCATGTGGACAAGACCTATTATGTTGAGGTCAATGGTGATCTCGGTATTGATGCGATTGCTTTTTTTGACAATGGCATAGCTTTTTTAGATGGTACCGTTTGTAAGCCAGCTAAGTTACAGATTATCAGTTCTAGTTCAGAAGTCAGTCGTGCCTATATTACGATTACCGAAGGGAAATTTCATCAAGTCAAAAAAATGTTTCTGGCCTATGGTGTTAAAGTTACCTACCTCAAACGTATCTCTTTTGGACCTTTTGAATTGGGTGATTTGCCAGTTGGAGAGTATCGGGAGCTGACGGCCGAAGAGAAGAACAGCCTTAGAAATTATTTGAATTAA